In one window of Campylobacter hepaticus DNA:
- a CDS encoding metallophosphoesterase — translation MLLQNGAILIADAHENDQRKGFWEFLQALKKGEISTPQLILMGDIFDLLVGEISATHEFAKPYIALLEELALKIEIIYLEGNHDFNLSYFFKKVKIFTLEQQPLKIYLHTSKGSNINTPKTFINLAHGDIFLPPLLQFSLKSLRNHYLLLFLNFLNILTRNFISNKIMSKQKQKNLFYKIKDFENLAKKRYQKYENLGFWVCEGHYHQNVILNQKDIKYFNLASFAHEKSFFIVKYYQEIKFQEQKLRGQNV, via the coding sequence ATTTTACTTCAAAATGGAGCGATTTTAATCGCTGATGCACACGAAAACGACCAAAGAAAAGGGTTTTGGGAATTTTTACAAGCCCTAAAAAAAGGAGAAATTTCCACCCCACAACTTATATTAATGGGCGATATCTTTGACTTACTTGTGGGTGAAATTTCTGCCACACATGAATTTGCAAAACCTTATATTGCTTTACTTGAAGAATTAGCTTTAAAAATAGAAATCATTTATCTAGAAGGAAATCATGATTTTAATCTTAGTTATTTCTTTAAAAAAGTAAAAATTTTTACCTTAGAACAGCAACCTCTAAAAATTTATTTGCATACAAGTAAAGGTAGTAATATTAATACTCCTAAGACTTTTATTAATTTAGCCCATGGAGATATTTTTTTACCTCCTTTATTACAATTTAGCCTCAAAAGTCTTAGAAATCATTATTTACTCTTATTTTTAAATTTTTTAAATATCTTAACTCGCAACTTTATTTCTAACAAAATTATGAGCAAACAAAAACAAAAAAATCTTTTTTATAAAATAAAAGATTTTGAAAATTTAGCTAAAAAAAGATACCAAAAATATGAAAATTTAGGCTTTTGGGTATGCGAAGGTCATTACCATCAAAATGTAATTTTAAATCAAAAAGATATCAAATATTTTAACTTAGCTAGTTTTGCACATGAGAAAAGTTTTTTTATAGTAAAATATTATCAAGAAATCAAATTTCAAGAACAGAAATTGAGGGGTCAAAATGTTTGA
- a CDS encoding chemotaxis protein: MFDENIVKTGSNEMELVDFRIFKQGQDKVYEGIYGVNVSKVKEIIKIPNLTELPGVPDYIEGIFDLRGVVIPVVNLAKWMQITEPESSMLKPRVIITEFSNILIGFIVHEAKRIRRINWKDIEPATFSAGSGALDKGKITGVTRIENDEVLLILDLESVVEDLGIYTPKTDIDFGKIEKFSGTALILDDSMTARKRIKEMMQQMGFQVVEAKDGVEGLNKLEELNQVYGESFHNTLKIIVSDVEMPQMDGFHFAARIKEDPRFKDIPIVFNSSLSNEFMNEKGVQEAGGEGYLVKFNANDFFHEIAKIIKKHQSQEQG, from the coding sequence ATGTTTGATGAAAATATCGTGAAAACGGGTTCAAATGAAATGGAACTTGTCGATTTCCGTATCTTTAAACAAGGGCAGGATAAAGTCTATGAAGGCATTTATGGTGTCAATGTTTCTAAAGTAAAAGAAATTATAAAAATTCCAAATCTTACAGAGCTTCCAGGCGTACCTGATTATATCGAAGGCATCTTCGACCTTCGTGGGGTAGTTATACCGGTAGTAAACCTAGCCAAATGGATGCAAATTACCGAGCCTGAAAGCAGCATGCTAAAACCTAGAGTAATCATTACTGAATTTAGCAATATTCTTATTGGTTTTATTGTTCATGAAGCCAAAAGGATTCGTAGAATAAACTGGAAAGATATAGAACCAGCAACTTTTTCTGCAGGATCAGGAGCCTTAGACAAAGGAAAAATCACAGGCGTAACACGCATTGAAAATGATGAAGTTTTACTGATTTTAGATCTTGAAAGCGTTGTTGAAGACTTAGGAATTTATACGCCAAAAACAGATATTGACTTTGGAAAAATAGAAAAATTTAGTGGAACTGCTCTTATCTTAGATGATAGTATGACTGCTAGAAAACGTATTAAAGAAATGATGCAACAAATGGGCTTTCAAGTCGTTGAAGCTAAAGACGGAGTAGAAGGCTTAAATAAACTAGAAGAACTCAATCAAGTATATGGTGAGAGTTTCCACAATACACTTAAAATTATAGTAAGCGATGTTGAAATGCCACAAATGGATGGCTTTCATTTTGCTGCACGCATTAAAGAAGATCCAAGATTTAAAGACATTCCTATAGTCTTTAACTCATCTTTATCAAACGAATTTATGAATGAAAAAGGTGTCCAAGAAGCTGGTGGAGAAGGTTATCTTGTTAAATTTAATGCTAATGATTTCTTTCATGAAATTGCTAAAATTATAAAAAAACACCAATCTCAAGAACAGGGGTAA